In Musa acuminata AAA Group cultivar baxijiao chromosome BXJ2-10, Cavendish_Baxijiao_AAA, whole genome shotgun sequence, a genomic segment contains:
- the LOC103970014 gene encoding protein TIFY 10b-like isoform X2, whose amino-acid sequence MVQRGEMSVRKTSHFSLTCRLLSQYLKKKKNGNRGELALRQQAKENSLVPNTVSFEPGVDVSGKNHHRHTENSILTKEESNMATNTKEKRKDQFTVFYGGKVVVFDNIPADRAKDLMLMASKDTTRNLMTLQPQANNSSDMPIARRNSLHRFLEKRKDRMGKAPYQVHGGSEVAKTEEDQPWLSLGRRVPEAGSTCDV is encoded by the exons ATGGTGCAGAGAGGAGAGATGTCAGTGAGGAAGACATCCCACTTCTCACTCACATGTAGACTCTTGAGCCAatacttgaagaagaagaagaatggcaACCGTGGTGAGCTTGCACTTCGCCAACAAGCTAAAG AGAATTCACTGGTGCCCAACACCGTCAGCTTCGAACCTGGGGTTGATGTCTCAGGAAAGAATCACCATCGCCATACTGAAAACTCCATTCTAACAAAGGAGGAATCTAACATGGCTACGAACACCAA GGAGAAACGGAAGGACCAGTTTACGGTCTTCTACGGCGGAAAGGTGGtggttttcgacaatattccggcGGACAGAGCCAAGGATCTGATGCTGATGGCAAGTAAAGACACCACTCGCAACTTGATGACACTGCAACCCCAAGCCAATAATTCTTCTG ATATGCCCATAGCGAGAAGGAACTCCCTCCATCGATTCCTGGAGAAGAGGAAGGATCG GATGGGCAAGGCACCATACCAAGTCCATGGCGGCTCGGAGGTGGCGAAGACGGAGGAAGACCAGCCGTGGCTCAGCTTGGGTCGACGAGTTCCGGAGGCAGGAAGCACTTGTGATGTGTAG
- the LOC103970014 gene encoding protein TIFY 10a-like isoform X1: MVQRGEMSVRKTSHFSLTCRLLSQYLKKKKNGNRGELALRQQAKENSLVPNTVSFEPGVDVSGKNHHRHTENSILTKEESNMATNTKEKRKDQFTVFYGGKVVVFDNIPADRAKDLMLMASKDTTRNLMTLQPQANNSSGDCHRLHALGHGMLSPWIMLIHLSLVDDRYAHSEKELPPSIPGEEEGSDGQGTIPSPWRLGGGEDGGRPAVAQLGSTSSGGRKHL, encoded by the exons ATGGTGCAGAGAGGAGAGATGTCAGTGAGGAAGACATCCCACTTCTCACTCACATGTAGACTCTTGAGCCAatacttgaagaagaagaagaatggcaACCGTGGTGAGCTTGCACTTCGCCAACAAGCTAAAG AGAATTCACTGGTGCCCAACACCGTCAGCTTCGAACCTGGGGTTGATGTCTCAGGAAAGAATCACCATCGCCATACTGAAAACTCCATTCTAACAAAGGAGGAATCTAACATGGCTACGAACACCAA GGAGAAACGGAAGGACCAGTTTACGGTCTTCTACGGCGGAAAGGTGGtggttttcgacaatattccggcGGACAGAGCCAAGGATCTGATGCTGATGGCAAGTAAAGACACCACTCGCAACTTGATGACACTGCAACCCCAAGCCAATAATTCTTCTGGTGATTGCCACCGTTTGCATGCTCTTGGCCATGGTATGCTGTCGCCTTGGATCATGCTCATCCATCTTTCTCTCGTTGATGATAGATATGCCCATAGCGAGAAGGAACTCCCTCCATCGATTCCTGGAGAAGAGGAAGGATCG GATGGGCAAGGCACCATACCAAGTCCATGGCGGCTCGGAGGTGGCGAAGACGGAGGAAGACCAGCCGTGGCTCAGCTTGGGTCGACGAGTTCCGGAGGCAGGAAGCACTTGTGA
- the LOC135625580 gene encoding exocyst complex component EXO70B1-like — protein MDDGHGRGATPRRSSSSSFSENHIHPAMARLEEELRFVLENYSNDIDVESLVDLSSLSARSSVSTGDEIGCSPGDETAGGSDFKAESPPSLASAAAAEEAVGASSTIRRSSYRSTRNIRVVDLLPPDAVEDLRGIAERMFAAGHGWECARAYGAARKEVVELCLTRLGVDRLEIGDVQRLEWEVLEANIRRWIRAARVCVRVVFASERRLCELVFDGLTDDAPFTEAVKSAALQLFGFAEAVSTGCRSPEKLFKMLDLHDAMADLLPDIAALFQCCPSSKPIYTQAAEILPKLTEAIREIISEFETAVLLDPPKTPVPGGNFHPLTRYVMNYLGLISDYAPALVELIATSPSASSQFSDNEPAAAAAAQIDVPEPENQTPLAAHLTWIVAALHNNLENKANLYKDNALSHLFFMNNLHYIVQKVKASPELRTMIGDEYLRRLNGRYRQLATGYQRATWASILHCLRDEGIHVAGKLSLSSGVSRSTVRERFRAFNAAFEEVHRTQAMWFVPDAQLREELRISISERLVPAYRGFLGRYRQHVENGRHPEMYIKYSVEDLELALSDFFEGSPASANNRRRFH, from the coding sequence ATGGATGACGGACACGGAAGAGGCGCGACTCCGAGgcgctcttcttcctcttccttctccgagAACCACATCCATCCCGCCATGGCCCGCCTCGAGGAGGAGCTCCGTTTCGTACTGGAAAATTACTCCAACGACATCGACGTCGAGTCCCTCGTCGACCTCAGCTCATTATCCGCCCGCAGTTCCGTGTCGACGGGTGATGAAATTGGCTGTTCCCCCGGCGATGAAACCGCCGGCGGGAGCGACTTCAAGGCAGAAAGCCCTCCTTCGCTGGCTTCTGCTGCCGCGGCGGAAGAAGCAGTGGGTGCGTCCAGCACTATCAGGCGGAGCAGCTACCGGTCCACTCGGAACATCCGCGTGGTCGACCTGCTGCCGCCTGACGCAGTGGAGGACCTCCGGGGTATCGCGGAGCGGATGTTCGCCGCCGGGCACGGGTGGGAATGCGCTCGGGCGTACGGCGCCGCCCGGAAGGAGGTGGTGGAACTGTGCCTGACCCGCCTCGGGGTCGATCGGCTCGAGATCGGCGACGTCCAGCGCCTCGAGTGGGAGGTCCTCGAGGCCAACATCCGGCGGTGGATCCGTGCCGCCCGCGTCTGCGTCCGAGTCGTCTTCGCCAGCGAGCGCCGCCTCTGCGAGCTCGTCTTCGACGGCCTCACCGACGATGCCCCCTTCACAGAGGCCGTCAAGAGCGCCGCCCTCCAGCTCTTCGGCTTCGCCGAGGCCGTGAGCACCGGCTGCCGCTCGCCGGAGAAGCTATTCAAGATGCTCGACCTCCACGACGCCATGGCCGACCTCCTCCCCGACATCGCCGCGCTGTTCCAGTGCTGTCCCTCCTCGAAGCCCATCTACACCCAGGCCGCTGAAATCCTCCCCAAGCTCACGGAGGCGATCCGAGAGATCATCTCCGAGTTCGAGACCGCCGTGCTCCTGGATCCGCCCAAGACCCCAGTCCCCGGCGGGAACTTCCATCCCCTCACTCGCTACGTGATGAACTACCTCGGCCTCATCTCCGACTACGCGCCGGCGCTCGTCGAGCTCATCGCCACAAGTCCATCAGCAAGCTCTCAGTTCTCCGACAATgaaccagccgcagccgcagcggcGCAGATCGACGTCCCGGAGCCGGAGAATCAAACTCCCTTGGCCGCCCATCTGACCTGGATCGTAGCTGCTCTTCACAACAATCTCGAGAACAAGGCGAATCTGTACAAGGACAACGCCCTCTCGCATCTCTTCTTCATGAACAACCTTCACTACATCGTCCAAAAGGTAAAGGCTTCCCCGGAGCTCCGCACCATGATCGGTGACGAGTACTTGAGAAGGCTGAATGGGAGATACCGTCAGCTGGCCACAGGCTACCAGAGAGCTACCTGGGCGAGCATCCTCCACTGCCTCAGGGACGAAGGTATTCACGTGGCAGGCAAACTCTCACTCTCGTCGGGAGTGTCCAGGTCGACAGTCAGGGAGAGATTCAGGGCCTTCAATGCGGCGTTCGAGGAGGTTCACCGGACGCAGGCGATGTGGTTTGTCCCGGACGCCCAGCTGAGGGAGGAGCTGCGGATTTCCATCTCCGAGAGGTTGGTGCCAGCGTACCGGGGCTTTCTTGGCCGCTACCGACAGCACGTGGAGAACGGGAGGCATCCGGAGATGTACATCAAGTACAGCGTTGAGGATCTTGAGCTGGCCTTGTCTGATTTCTTTGAAGGGTCCCCTGCTTCTGCGAACAACAGGAGAAGATTCCATTGA